A region of the Micropterus dolomieu isolate WLL.071019.BEF.003 ecotype Adirondacks linkage group LG10, ASM2129224v1, whole genome shotgun sequence genome:
TGAATTCATTTGTGGATTTGAGCTCAAAATATGTGTTTTCATAATCTACCCAGagctgaatattttaaatagttcCTAGGACCATTATTTGATGGAGATTTTTGATAAGGCAGTGTTACAGTGAGGAGCGTGTCCCAGGCAGCTTTTACTCAACTCTTATTAAACCATCCTTTCTTGACTATATTCTAATTCATCTCATTCGTAGTAAATGGTCAATTTTAAATGTTCATGGCAGTGATTCAAACTGCAATAAACAGAGCCATCATAGATCATGATGAATAATAACTTCATGCAGCCAACACTCTTTGCCATCCCGTAACAAAAGTGAGATAAAATGTCATACTAATTTTAACCAGCATTAGAAATGCCACAGAGCCCAGATGTTGCATAGCACTGTTTTAGATCAAAGACTGATACATAATTAAAAGCCTAATGTCCAAATTAATgcctatttaaataatattctgGTTTTTGAATAGTCGTGAAAAccataaattaattattttcttgtcTAATGTTTTGTCAGTGTGGCATTTTTTTTGCTGTGATATGGGATTGCTTACTTTGGCTAAATGCCTGGATTCAAGAGTTCAAACCCTTTTACATTTGCTTCATGAAATCACCCAGCATACATAAAAACCCACCAAACGGCACAGATATCTTGATATTTATAAGTAGGTAAATGGTGAAGCAAGTTCATTGTACAAATTTTAACTGACTGAAAAGAGACGTTAGAGAAGAGAAGTTTCTAATGTAAGTTTTTCACAATTTGTAGTTTCTGTATCTCAGCTCATAATTCACTAAGTATCATATTCCATTGCTGTATGATTACACTGTAATTGTGTAATGAGAGCTCAGCACTGAAATCCATCCCAATAAGTCATGTAGATATGTTTGTAGGGTGGAGAGGAGAAGCCTACAACAGATGAGAGCCCAGACTAACTGAAAACATCTCCCCCTTGAACAAGATGGGCTCAGCTCCACAAGCAACAGCCCAGCGTTCAAGGCTAGCTCTATAAATCTGTCCGGGGGGGCAGCTGCCCCCGATTTCCCGTGTGTAGTGATGACTAATTTGGAGCTGCTGGAGTCTGAATACTAAGGCAGAGGTTACAGAAGGACAGTTTGGTAAAGCAACTGCAAGAGAGGCTAATGTCAATGAGACCAGCTTTGTACCATTACAATGCGGGGTTGACCGCTTCCCTCAAAGTTGTCGGCATGTTGCCAGGTGTAGGGCTGTCGTTCTAACTACAGATTGTAGCTCTGCATTTTTTTGTATCCATAGACAGTCAGATTGAGAGAGCCACAAATCAGTGCGAAGGAACTAAGGCctatggaggaggaagacgcaGAGAGTCAAGCACTGCCAGCCCGTGAGGATAGCGGTGCACAGCTGCCCCGTGCCTGAGACAACTGGTTGTTACTCCAGTGGAAACAGAAGTGGAGCAGCTGGGTGGTACACCAAGGCTTTGGGCGACATATGGACTGGGGAGTGCTTGAGACATATTTCAGGATCCCTTCAGGAAAACCAAAAGGCCTTTCTCCCTGTTTTCTCAGATCATGGAGCACCAATTTCTAAAATATTTGCGTCATTGAGGACATCCAGCTCTATTTACCACTTACACCTCTGCAATTTCAACTTCTTTCAGCACTTTTACTTCATCTGATACTTCCTTAACTTCACACAGTGTACACACTTAAATTGACACAGAAACCTCATTCAGTGCTTTCACTTACACAAACTATTTTCAGTACTTCCACATTTACTGCCATTTGAAATTCATTCAGTAACTGTATTTTGACTTCCACTTTAACTTCTTCagtatttttactatttaactACCTCAGAGAAGTCTGCCTTTTCTAGttttccacatttaagagtagacATAGGACTTTCCTCTTTAATTAAGCTTATAGTTAGAGCTGGCTCAGGGGCTGGctctgaaccatcccttagttatgctgctataggcctagactgccgggggacttcccatgatacactgagctcctctctcctcctctccttcaccaTGTGTATGCTTTCGTTACTAACTTGACaacttctctctcctctctccttctgtcgctctctgcaggtgtttctgcctccAGAGCTGTGggatctggatctgtggttgcaagcTGCTGCCCCAGTGTTCCTGCTCGACCACCGCTGCAAGTTATTATTATGGGGTTTAAAGGGAGTTTTCCTTGCTGCTGTGGCCAAGTGCGTGCTCATGGTAAGACTTGTTGGGTCtttgttaataatattacaaagcgTACAGTCTAGACTTGCTCTATATGAAATGTATAATGAGATAACCTTTGTCTGCAGGAAGAAAATGACTGTGGTTAAGCAGAAGAGTCCATTTTATGAGTGCTTCACTGCTTAGTGTAGCTACagtaacacatacagtacataacagACACAGGTGCACTCAACGGGGCATCTCTATCTACAGGCCCTGTGGATGTCTCCAAAgtgagtatgtgtgtatttttgccCATGCTTCCATGTAAAGACAGCTATTTATGCCACTGGAAGGGTTTCAAGAAAGCGTGTATCCAAACTGTCTGCCCCCTCATCCCCTCATGTTGGGAGATAATCAACATATTTTCACTATCTCCTGCTCATTATGGCCGGTACACACTGATTACAGGCTGGATTTATGGAGCTCTGAGGCCACACTCCCCCCCCGCTTTGGCCGGGCCTCTGCTGGAACTGGGTAGACGTCGAGGGAATGGATCACCGGAGAAaaggatgaagaggaagagaggagggtggaggagaggaaaagagaactggacagtggagaaaataaatatagaaagaaTGAAAGGAGAAGACAGGGGAACGATGGAGGGGGAGATGAAGGTGAAAGGGGCGGCAAGGAAAAAAACTGAGGAAATGGATGGAGACAAATTATGAATTTGTTTATGTCAACCGACTGTCCTGCTGAACAAAGCAAATGTTATTCATAAATCATATATATGATCAGTCTGAGATAAAATTGTACTTAACTGTAAGATTTCTCTAAAGTGATGTTACCCTTGAAAGATTAAGCTTGGCTACACAATCTAATCTTGAACCAGGACTTCTTTTactcactttttctttcttttattgaGTTTACATTGATGGCAAAAGGTCTATTATTTTACTATTTCACACTGGAAGAAACGCTCAGTGTGGCATTTTAGTAAGTAGCAAGAGCAAACATGTCAACTCCATGAATGTGTACACTCCCTTTGCTGAGGAAGACTGTATGATGTGGTTGAAAGCACTGGAAAAAAGTAGTTGATGGAGCTTGAGTTAGGATTTCCTTTTTCAATATGTAGAATAAAAAATGCAGTTTGTCTCTATGAAGCCCTGCAGAACACATTTCAACTTGATTGTAACACACTCCGAATGGCTTATGAGACTTACTAAAAGTCCTCTATGTGTGACCTAAACAACGTTCATGTTACACCTTCACTGTGCAATGACATCACTGTCCATGACCATATTCTCAAGCTATTTTAGTTACAGAAACCACCCTGATGTTCATAATGGCTTattatttttcatgcaaaactCAAGCTCTTGTCATGTATTGTAAACATCAAACGTTAGCAGTGCATTATGAATGCATAAACACTACTTATTTGTAACCTTTACAAGCTATCTAGATAGCTTTTCTAATGCTACCTCTTTCCAAACACACATTGAAAGTTAATGTTTCTTCTAATGGTTTTCAACCATTAATCAGCTGAACAACCGACTGGTCATTGCAGAAACACTGGAATTAACAATAATTTCTGGCAAGTGCACACAAAGGAACACTCCAAAATAATTTCAATTCAATGCAAATAAGCAAGATAGAGGAGAGACAGAATTGAAGTGTTTGCTATATGACATTCTCATGAAACCACTGGATAGCCAGAGCATCAGCCAAAGGTCATAATGGGGCAGAGTCCAGAGAGAGTGTATTCTATATAGGGAACCAACAGGAATACAGTCAGTCTGACCCAACATGTGGGGAAAAGGGAGAAGAGCCACAATAAGACTCCCCCGTGGGATCAGACAGCCACTGACTGAGGAGGAAGATCCCGGTTTCTCAAACTGAGGACCTGCATTTCCAGATATCCCAACTTGTGAAGCACAAGAAAACACAGTATTTCATTTGAAACAACAACATGTTGATAGCAAATTAATTCTGAAATACTGGCATAAATAATAGTGAACAAAATGAGACAATCAGCCCTGTTCCACGGGTTCAACATGCTGGCGCTCACTTTTAATTCTTAATTCAACACGTCGGTTTCACCTTGCAAATGCTCCTTAAAAGCTTTTTAATATACATGTACCTAGCTTGACcttactatttattattattatattatatatattattatatacatcCAGAAATGTATACATTAGTATACAAGTTGATATGCTCTACATATAAGATGAATCCAATAACTGGCGTTATAACATCCTTTCTTTTTAAGTATTACTGCTGTTATGATTGTCTGACATGGGAAGGAATTACATTAACACTTTTACAGCAATTTATAGCAGAGTACTCTTGGGAGCAGTAACATATACTCATAAACCTCCTTCAGGATATTATGGCATGTATATAATGCTGTATAATGGATGAATATTTTTCTTCAGAGTAGTATTACTAAATTCTGGAAATTGACCACACTGTTCagagctaaagaaaacaaaccacatAAGAAACTACtaatcacatactgtatttctattttaaaaaagcaacgATAGTGACAATGTGCATCACAATAGACCCTAGTACTACCTTACTAGGAGGGGATAGGAACATCTTTCCCAATAGGTGGCACTAAAGCACATTACAATAAAGTCAATGCACAAGAACTGGACACTTAAattcttattattttaatatcatCTTAATTTAATACACCACACTTATGTCTAATCTAATAGTCATACATccaaacaacatgtcaatgAATTACAGTGCACTCAATTTAGCTTTCCACTAGAGTAAAGTTTACTGTTTCTACCTCCCTCCATCAACAGGACCGTTTCTCCTCATCACATCATCTCACACAAGATTCATTTATTCCTTCAGAAATGTGGGTTTGGTCCCCTTCTGGAGAGATGTTTCTGGTCTGATCTCATATTCATGGTAATACACTGGAAACTACAGCAGGATACAACCCTCCCCCTCCCCAAAAAAACCATCACAAACTGAAGGCACAGCCAAAGCAGAGGAGTCCTCTCGACTCCAGTGCTtatggggttgttgtttttttggaatgCATAACAGGAAGAATTCTTGTGGATGGGAGAACAAATATcataaatattgttcacaacaatatttattgttgctggaGCGCCATGCTTTCCTTTCACAACCTGTATCTTCTCCACTCATGAACACTGTATCTAAACTGATTTACACCAACTGATGGCTTCAGTCAGACTCCTTCAATAGCAGGACCACAGAGTACTGACATTGTGCTTTATTAGGTGTGTTAGTGTTCAGTAGTATCACAGTGCCCACCCTGTTTGGACATCTTTACCAGCAATAATTTCATAATATGTACTTAAGCACTTGAATTATGTTCCCTCACATTAGAAAAGGGTTTATAGGGTTTATCTGTCTATCACTGAGGTAACTTTACAGGCACACGCTTCAAGTCATTTCAGGTAAGGAGAAGGATTCAACACTATGCAATCATAAATAGAGTACACATTACCACATGTGCTTTAAAGTAGTTTAAGAACTCTAGAAACGTTGACAATGTTTTGAAAATCTGACTGTAGAGGCTACCATATGGAATGTAACACAAAATTATCAGCTTTGTTTGACCAACATTACCTGTGTGAAATAAGGCAAAGTATGCTAGTGCTCTAAAATCACATGCTGTCACAAGAGTGGACTGCTACGTTCCCAATTCTGCCTGACAttcccaaaataaaaaaaacatttctatggTTCTTGCATATAGAATTCCACATTTCAGCTCATGAAATGTGTGCAGGCTTTACgtgaaattacaaaaatatgagCTCAAACATATCTTCTGctggtaaaaaaagaaattcataTTCTATATGCTTTGGATAAATCGAGGTATTTCTGAGTATCAGGATGATGGTACAAACATGTTGGTTCCTGTAACGGACTGGTGCTTACAAGGGCTCAACATTCCATCAAACAGGGGATCTACTGGTCTCGAGAGTCCATAATCCTTTTCAAAGAAATGAGACGCTAAGCTGCTTCTTTTCTGATGCTAAACTGTGTCACCTTGATTCTCTGGCATGTACTTCAAATACAACTGCAACTCCAGCAAACTCATTTGAACAGGAAAATGTAAGGCAACTGATCCGTAGAGAGCATGTGACAACACATGCTGATAGAGTAAGGTTACTGACTATTTATGAGACGCAGGTTCATGTGGACTCTCCGCCAGATTGGTTTGGCTGTTAAACATCATCACATGACAAAACATGGCCATGCAGTCTATTATCAAGAACACAGACAGTACGGACTCAAAacattgtgcacacacacaacctcgCTCCTGACACAATGACGATGGATGActtaaaatgctaaaatggcgATGCTCAAGAATTCTGTGATTCCAAAAATCATGACATTTATGATAATACTAAATGCAAATCAATCACATACTGGCACTGACAACTACCTGAATTTAAATAATGATATAATGATAACTCCGCTgactcatttcattttaatccTTCCACCAGGTCTTTAAGATTGACTATATTCATTCAAAACTCACATGACTCGTGTGCGTTGGAGGAGTTATTGGTTCCTGTAATCGTTTGGTGTTTGCATACTGGTCAAGAAGTAACCAACAACACAACGGCATGCAAGGATTCTTTAAAACTTAAGGATTCTATAAAAGTCCAGTGAGTAGGAGTTTGTGGCATCTAGCAGTGAGGACGCAGATTGCGACCAACTGATAACTCTTCCCCTCATCCTCCCCTTCCAAGCAAGTAGAACCTACTATGCTACCTACAAAGGGCTCATTCAGGTGATTATACACGAATGGAAAATATACACATAActtattatatttcatttctttCCAAGGCGACTATTAGTATTAAACGAAGGCCATGTGAAGACACTGCACTGTCACAGCCTTCAGCTAAATCtcagtcttttctttttaatattatattctCTCATACATATTTTGGGATTTTATGTTCAATCTTCTCTacaaaaattacacattttacaaCTACCTGATTCTTTTGTTAAACTGAATGAGTCCAGTCACAGTGGAACAGCTCATTGCAAGAGAGCTACCCACACATCAGAGTTGCTAATGGACATCAATAGATTAATTTAGTCTTTGATTGCTCACAGTTTGGCTTTCAGCGCACAGTTCCAGCctggcagtttttttttgtttttttctgacaagAAAAGTGTGAGCAGGTACCAATAAAACACTCTCTCCCCACACAGACACTGAAGTCCATAAGCCTTTTCTATAAATCAGATTCAACTGATGACATGTAAAACACCAAACACCCAAACTTGGTACTGTAGACTTAATGGACATTCTCTTAGTGATGGACTGGATATCACAGTAGCTGGGATTGTGCGTGTTGTAAGTTAGAGAAAACAGGATCACAAGGCAGTCTCCTGAACAGTGGGAGCCGTCAGTTGGCATGAGGGCAGAGCAATCCTAGCTTCCaagtcttcctcctctgtttgTGCTCTGTCGCTCTCAGTCTCTTTGTCTTCCGTGACCATGTCCTCTTTGCAGTAAGCTGCTCCGTTGCTGTCTTTCTTGGCCATCTGATAAGGCTGTGTGTTGATTTCTTTGGGCTGATCAACAAGGACAGAAGACTTTTTAAGACTCAGGTTATGGTACACAAGAGAGGAAAGCACAAAAAGGAGTACAgagtgtatatacagtgttACCTCCTGAGCCAGAGGAGTGACACAGCAGAGCTTCTCTCTGTAGCGCTCAGGCAGAAAGAAGAGCAGTGTGCCCAGGACTGGAAACACTGTGCCGGGGGTCAGATCCTTCTCCTTCATAGGTCCTAACATGTTGACAGAGACATGAACAGGACAGCACTTTCATCTTGTTTGCCTTTAAGAGTTACAGGGCAATAAGAACACGACAAAATTAAACAACCAGAATAAACCCGGGCCATTTAAACCATCAAACTGCATGATGATGCTTTAAATGGCCCGGGTATGACTACATATTAATGGATACATAATGACTATTCATTTTGACATTTGGTTGACGTGCCATGTTCATTCAAATCTTTATCCTGGGCGGATAATTTGGGAGAAAACTtccagaaaacaaacagacacgGTTAATGCCTCCGACTCAGATTAAAGCTACAATTGAACGGACATCTTTTGTTGTCCATTATAGCAGCTAGGTAGCCAGTGACACGTGAAGCGAGACAGCGGCTGTCAtgacagtttgggactgcatgttgcgtgtgaaactgaaagtaactgaaacacttgtgatGAGGCAGAAGTCTCACCACAAATCTGCACATATTAACTTCAGCGGCtttgataaagtgcagctcacggTCTCAAACAGAGCAGACTGTGCTTCAGTTCATAGAtgttatgttgcaaaactctacaagCTGTGTTACCACTcatcacagctgtctggactcaGCGCGAGCGGTGCGGTTGACTACTATCAGGGCGTACGCCGGTGTCTCTGTAATGAGGCCCCTGGAGCTGGACAAACTACAGCCTAGCTACTGAATGTCCCCCTGTTGTGTAATTTCATACAAATGTTGATAATCTGACGTTTAGCATTTCAGTGTCAAGAATTAGTTCacatttgaatgtatttttggCACACTATAGCAAGGTAACCAAATCTTAGCCTGGGAAGCTAGCAGCTAGTCTGCTAGTCTGCCTGCCAAGATCTTGCCAATATTCAAGCATGAATGTATTAAACAACTGATGAGGTATTCAAACAGGGAGGCACATTAATTTTAGTGGGCAATAAGGTCATTGTCACGTGACATGGGATGGTTTTGAAGCTGGTGCGACAAGTCTGATTGTGTGTACCTGTTAGCAGGCTGACAAGAagtcccaccaccaccacagtgGTCGAGTTGTGAGCACTGTACCACATGTAGGACAACATATAGAGCGCCTCTACACCCGTTGGCCTGAAGGAAAGAGGGAAGataaagtaaatataatctctctctctctctctatttcttcGTAGTCttcatatatattattatttgacTTAACAGCTTCATTCTCTATCTGCAGTGTTCAGTGAAAGTAATTGAGCAGACATATCTATAGGGTTAGCTGTAGAGATTCATGCGTCACCTTGGCTTGGCTGAGGTGGCGCTGACCAGTGCAGTCATGGTCATGTTGTCAAACAGGGGAAGAGCAGTGGCGTTGAGTGGTGGCACTGGGGTGGGAGCAGACATCCGCATCACAAAGCTGCCAAGGCCGATCCAGAAGGCCATGGCAAGGCCTGCTACTAACCCAACCACTGCACCCTGAGGTGGTAACAAGACAGGAGAACACATGGGTTTGTACAAACCTCAACTCACACCAAACGTGTACTCATGTATGTAACAGTGTGTCACTGCAGTGTAATGTGAAATGTTTGGGGTGATAATTCACAGGAGACAGTGTCATTACCATGCCCATCTCCTTTATTACTTCAAATCAGTATGACAAAATAATATCCCAAATAAAGTACTCACTGTTGAGTTTGCCCAGGGGAAGAACATTCCCAGACAGAACAGGCCCAGCAGGGGACCACCCACCATCCCGAAGATGCTGAAGGCTGCCTGAGGGCACAGAGAGTGACTGCCAATAATGTGTGTGCTAGTTAACTGCACTCAACAGCTGCATAATAACAAAATGACATGAACTTTTCTTCATGTGTAACCCAGACCATGTGAAAAGTTTGATACCTGCAGCACAGACCCCATTAGAGAGGCGAAGTAGGCCATAGCCAGACAAACCAGGCCATAGGCCAGAGCTGTGGACCAAGCAGATGACAAAGAAATATTTAGTGGTCACACCTGCTCCATTTGCCAACTTACTGTTAACAGCAAGTAGGGCTGCTCAAGTGATCGAAATACTATTGAAATTGCAGTGTGGCCAAGTGCAACACCCAAAATCGCAGGAGTTGCTGCTACAAAGCAGCATTATCATGAAGTACTGTAGCACTGCAGAGGTCTATCTACAATATGTGCTCAGAATGAAAATGACATTATAGCACTTTTCTTACCGAGTCCCTTAGACAGCATCGTGGCTTTAGCTTCGGTCATGTTTGGAAAATGAGGTTTGATCAGGTCCTCCATGGTTACTGTTGCTAGGGAGTTAAAGGCTGATGAGATGGTGCTGGGGGAAGACAAGAAAACAGGGTTAAATGAATAACTTGGATGTAATATTTGTCACCTCTTTCTGCATGTCCAAGAGTAGAGATAcaaaagtgactttgaacgtggcatggttgttggtgccagacgtgctggtctgagtatttcagaaattGCTGATCTGCTGGGATTTTCaccacaaccatctctagggtttacacctgagaatggtccgaaaaagagaaaatatccagttagtagcagttgtgtggacgaaaatgccaaaatgttgatgtcagaggtcagaggagaatgggcagactggttggAGATGACAggaaggcaacagtaactcaaataaccacttgttacaaccaaggtgtgcagaataccatctctgaacagaCAACACGTCCAACCTTGAAGCAGaggggctacagcagcagaagaccacaccgcgTGCCCCTGCTgacagctaagaacaggaaactaggactacaattcacacaggctcactaAAATTGCACAATAGAAGGAAAtcattgcctggtctgatgagtctcgatttcagctgcaacattgagatggtagagtcagaatttggagtaaacaacatgaaagcgtggattggcacactttgggccccttagtaccaattgagcattgtttaaaacACGACAGCCTGAAAACTTTTAGAACCCTTTTCTCAGTTTCACTGCTCCTGTAGTTACTGGGCTGTGCCCACGTAGGACATAGGGAAGAACTCTTTGATACTTTGATACTCAGCACATAAAATAATCTAATGTGTCAACCAGGCATGTTATTGCCAGCATGGAATATTTTAGAATTGACTAGGATGAAGCCAAGGATTATAAAATCACTCAGAGCAAAGAACCAAACGACATTCATAATAACTGTAGGACAAGCAGTGAATCAGCTTCATGGTTATATGACCCTGGGGTGTAATCAGCTACCTGCAAGGCAGTAAGCAAGCCTTCAACAGTGGATGATCCTTTACTTTTAAGTctcatttctttcatttacCTGAGAGCTCCACTGAAGAGACATGCCACAAAGAGTCCCGGGAGGCCGGGCAGatccctgaacacatccatcaCAAAGTACAGAACcatctgcaaaaaaaacaaacattagcaCCTCCAGGGGCAAGAATAACAACGACACTCTACATTCACTACAAATGGAGTGAAGGCAAATGAGTGTTCACCTGGTCATTAGTTTTGACGAAGCCCTTGTCCAGAGGGCTATTCTCTCCATAGCGAGCAAACATGACCAGACCCATCAGACAGCCTAAACACAAGACAATCTGCTGGCACGGGAAAACTACGTAGCAGGACCTGGAAGGACATCAGAGGTGAGGACAGACATGGTTATAAACCATCCAGg
Encoded here:
- the slc5a6a gene encoding solute carrier family 5 member 6a, whose product is MGEVVLMHFTAVDYAIFALLLVASTGIGLFYAFSGGHQRTTQEFLMADRSMSCLPVSLSLLATFQSAVAILGAPSEVYTFGTQYWFLGCSYFLGLLIPAHVFIPIFYRLRLSSAYEYLELRFNKTVRICGTVTFIFQMVIYMGVVLYAPALALNAVTGFHLWGAVLAMGLVCTIYTALGGLKAVMWTDVFQTVVMFAGQLAVIVVGTSQAGGIAEVWRKAVNGSRIAGLDLNPDPLERHTFWTLGVGGVFLMLALYGVNQAQVQRYLSSRTEKEAIMSCYVVFPCQQIVLCLGCLMGLVMFARYGENSPLDKGFVKTNDQMVLYFVMDVFRDLPGLPGLFVACLFSGALSTISSAFNSLATVTMEDLIKPHFPNMTEAKATMLSKGLALAYGLVCLAMAYFASLMGSVLQAAFSIFGMVGGPLLGLFCLGMFFPWANSTGAVVGLVAGLAMAFWIGLGSFVMRMSAPTPVPPLNATALPLFDNMTMTALVSATSAKPRPTGVEALYMLSYMWYSAHNSTTVVVVGLLVSLLTGPMKEKDLTPGTVFPVLGTLLFFLPERYREKLCCVTPLAQEPKEINTQPYQMAKKDSNGAAYCKEDMVTEDKETESDRAQTEEEDLEARIALPSCQLTAPTVQETAL